The following proteins come from a genomic window of Sander vitreus isolate 19-12246 chromosome 14, sanVit1, whole genome shotgun sequence:
- the LOC144528576 gene encoding uncharacterized protein LOC144528576 — protein MCKVQMLRALVEQRLTAAAEEIFGLFERTIAEYEEELCRSKEENERQRELLDAVFNPQLRLHRAALPPDDKSQIVIKEEQQECSSSVDQQEPEPPPHIKEEQEELWSSQEGEQLQGLEEADITKFPFTPVPVKSEDDEEEGLDQRRTEHMETEADGEEAARNSQSHPLFPPETGDSVDSDFWKDSRERLSALSSLEDDGWNTDRTSFSCCECGKRFGKFWNLKRHVRRIHSGENSSVSQPEERTAIKEDEPEPPPHIKEEEEELFPFTPVPVESKDDEEKGLPQRQTEHTETETEDSVDSDFWKETREPQSCSNSLKQEQVPVSEERRKTDKKSLFCSECGKRFGAVGDLNRHVRTHTGEKPFSCSVCCRRFLTSTHLKTHMRTHTGEKPYSCVFCDKRFGHSGNLTEHMNMHTGEKRFSCSLCDKTFTWRQQVKKHKCVQSSQLHRRPSEDKTADC, from the exons atgtgtaaagtccagatgctgagagcgttggtggagcagcgactaactgcggctgctgaagagatatttgggctgtttgaaagaacgatagcagagtacgaggaggaactttgtcgttcaaaagaggagaacgagcgacaacgggagctactggacgctgttttcaaccctcagcttcggttacacagagcag ctttGCCTCCAGACGACAAAAGCCAGATTGTTAttaaagaggagcagcaggagtgtagctccagtgtggaccagcaggagccagagccccccccacacattaaagaggaacaggaggaactgtggagcagtcaggagggagagcagcttcaagggctggaggaggctgatatcaccaagttcccattcactcctgtccctgtgaagagtgaagatgatgaagaggaag GGCTTGACCAGAGACGGACtgaacacatggaaacagaagctgatggagaggaagcAGCCAGGAACTCCCAGTCACATCCACTGTTCCCCCCAGAGACTGGAGACAGTGTGGATAGTGACTTCTGGAAGGACAGCAGAGAACGTCTGTCAGCTTTGAGCTCTCTGGAAGATGATGGTTGGAACACTGACAGGACATCGTTCAGCTGCTGCgagtgtgggaaaagatttggAAAGTTTTGGAATCTGAAAAGACACGTGAGAAGAATCCACTCTGGAGAAAACTCCTCCGTGTCCCAGCCGGAAGAAAGAACAG CGATTAAAGAAGACGAGCcggagccccccccacacattaaagaggaagaggaggaactgTTCCCATTCACCCCTGTCCCCGTGGAGAgtaaagatgatgaagagaaag GGCTTcctcagagacaaactgaacaCACGGAaacagagactgaagacagcgTTGACAGTGACTtctggaaggagaccagagagcCTCAGTCATGTTCAAACTCTCTGAAACAGGAGCAAGTTCCCGTCAGTGAAGAGAGGCGTAAAACGGACAAGAAGTCTTTATTCTGCTCCGAGTGTGGGAAGAGATTCGGCGCCGTCGGAGATCTGAACCGACACGTGAGaacccacacaggagagaaaccgttCAGCTGCTCCGTCTGCTGCAGGAGGTTTCTGACCAGCACACATCTGAAGACGCACATGCggactcacacaggagagaaaccctACAGCTGCGTGTTCTGCGATAAAAGATTCGGACACTCGGGGAATCTGACGGAGCACATGAACATGCACACGGGAGAGAAACGCTTCAGCTGCAGCCTCTGTGACAAGACATTCACCTGGCGGCAGCAggtcaaaaaacacaaatgtgttcAGTCGTCGCAGCTTCACCGGAGACCGAGTGAAGACAAGACGGCAGactgttaa